One window from the genome of Alosa alosa isolate M-15738 ecotype Scorff River chromosome 15, AALO_Geno_1.1, whole genome shotgun sequence encodes:
- the LOC125308699 gene encoding uncharacterized membrane protein C3orf80 homolog translates to MLHMQHDIRTCVSLLTACLILTCQAIRNCGNVQCGEDQRCCSHDNVTVDCCKLPLHTFLDNVGWITRKLSGILILLMLFAMGYFIQRIICPRPRRQQDRGADDPSLLNTHTTASQDSLLDRFPDQCITDFTSPVLQLPTYDEVKYLPTYEETMQEVDRDRSDENLLASSRLQVGIPNNGVGEARRGAVGATRTTRNSV, encoded by the coding sequence ATGCTTCATATGCAACATGACATCAGGACGTGCGTGAGTCTTCTGACCGCTTGCCTGATTTTAACCTGTCAAGCAATTCGGAATTGTGGAAACGTCCAGTGCGGGGAGGACCAGCGATGCTGCTCACACGATAATGTGACCGTCGACTGCTGCAAGCTGCCTCTGCACACCTTCTTAGACAACGTTGGCTGGATTACGCGGAAACTGTCTGGCATCCTTATCCTTTTGATGCTTTTCGCCATGGGTTATTTCATCCAGCGAATTATCTGTCCGAGGCCGCGGAGGCAACAGGACCGAGGAGCGGATGATCCCTCTCTCTTGAACACGCACACCACGGCGTCTCAGGACTCGCTCCTCGACCGCTTCCCAGACCAGTGCATCACCGATTTCACCTCGCCGGTCCTTCAGCTACCAACGTACGATGAGGTGAAATACTTGCCAACGTACGAGGAGACTATGCAGGAGGTGGACAGAGACCGTTCTGATGAAAATCTGCTAGCATCTTCCAGACTACAAGTAGGAATTCCAAACAATGGTGTGGGAGAGGCGCGAAGGGGAGCCGTGGGTGCCACAAGGACCACCCGCAACTCAGTTTAG